In Deltaproteobacteria bacterium, the following are encoded in one genomic region:
- the acpP gene encoding acyl carrier protein translates to MADIAQKIKEIICEQLDVSEEDVVPTASFVDDLGADSLDQVELIMAMEEEFEISISDEDAEKIATVEDAINYIKNALGEE, encoded by the coding sequence ATGGCGGACATTGCCCAGAAAATCAAAGAAATCATCTGTGAACAGTTGGACGTGTCGGAAGAGGATGTTGTTCCAACGGCTTCTTTCGTTGATGATTTGGGGGCCGATTCACTGGACCAGGTCGAATTGATCATGGCCATGGAAGAGGAGTTTGAGATATCTATCTCCGATGAAGATGCTGAGAAAATCGCTACGGTCGAGGACGCCATCAATTATATCAAGAACGCCCTGGGAGAAGAGTGA